A stretch of the Salvelinus fontinalis isolate EN_2023a chromosome 22, ASM2944872v1, whole genome shotgun sequence genome encodes the following:
- the LOC129819805 gene encoding retinol dehydrogenase 12-like, whose protein sequence is MWKELKKNQLVMYGAVTTVSTISYVLLRKWIAGGICRSRAKLHGRTVVITGANTGIGKETAWDMAMRGARVIMACRDLTRGEAAATEIRSSTGNTNVVVQQLNLASLGSVRQFAREFIATETRLDILINNAGIMLCPKSFTVDGFESQFAVNHLGHFLLTNLLLDMLKASTPSRVVIVSSIAHQGGKIHYDDLNFDKKGYNSVIAYKQSKLANLLFSRELARRTKGTGVTSYSLHPGVIRTELWRHSQSKYPTLSSMLSAPAWLLMKTPREGAQTTIYCAVTEGLEEKSGYYFSDCQVKEPALEGRDDLAALRLWGVSAGLVGLN, encoded by the exons ATGTGGAAAGAATTGAAGAAAAACCAGCTAGTCATGTACGGCGCTGTGACCACAGTGTCAACCATCA GCTATGTTTTACTGAGAAAGTGGATCGCCGGTGGGATATGCCGCAGCCGTGCCAAACTGCATGGAAGGACTGTGGTGATCACTGGTGCCAACACTGGTATCGGCAAGGAGACGGCCTGGGATATGGCCATGAGAG GAGCCCGGGTGATCATGGCTTGCCGAGACCTTACCAGGGGAGAGGCCGCTGCAACAGAGATCCGCAGTTCTACTGGAAATACTAACGTGGTGGTGCAACAACTAAACCTGGCCTCCCTCGGGTCAGTACGACAGTTTGCCAGGGAATTCATTGCCACGGAGACCCGTCTGGACATACTTATCAACAACGCAG GTATAATGCTATGTCCCAAAAGTTTCACAGTGGACGGGTTTGAGAGTCAATTTGCTGTCAATCACCTAGGTCACTTCCTATTGACCAATCTGCTCCTGGACATGCTGAAAGCCTCTACCCCCAGCCGCGTCGTCATTGTGTCTAGCATCGCTCATCAAGGCG GGAAAATCCACTATGATGACCTTAACTTTGATAAGAAGGGGTACAACTCAGTAATTGCCTACAAGCAGAGCAAACTGGCCAACCTCCTCTTCTCTAGGGAGCTGGCACGAAGGACCAAAG GTACTGGAGTGACGTCGTATTCCCTGCACCCCGGGGTTATCCGGACAGAGCTGTGGCGCCACTCTCAGTCAAAGTACCCCACGCTGAGTTCCATGCTGTCAGCCCCTGCCTGGCTCCTGATGAAGACCCCCAGGGAGGGGGCCCAGACCACCATCTACTGCGCCGTCACTgaggggctggaggagaagaGCGGCTACTACTTCAG TGACTGTCAGGTAAAGGAGCCAGCTCTTGAGGGGAGAGATGATCTTGCAGCACTGAGACTATGGGGCGTTAGCGCCGGGCTTGTGGGACTCAATTAG